TTGGTCCCTGTCGTGCACACCGCCTCTGCAGAGCCCGACGGCCACAGAGTCGCCACGCCGATCAGGACACAACTCAGGCAGACCAGCAGCAGCATATGCTGTATCCGTCTTTTCGAGAGCTTATTCATGAATCGCCACCTCCTCCACCCGCAGATGCCGACCTAGCTGAGAGACGATACTGGGTACCGCACCGACCCCCATGCGACTGACAAGCAGAGGATTCGCCCAATAGACCCGCTGATGAAGTTGCTCCATCACTTTCTGCACGTCGCCGTCAGAGATGATCAGCTTCACAAACTTCGGATCATGCTCTTTTAAATACTGCTGCACCCAACCTACCTGCGAGGAACTGGTGCCATCGAAAAACACCAGAGTTCGAATCCACCGTACCTTGTCGAAGGGATTAATTTTGGTGCCGGACTTGATCAACACCGTGTTCGTCGTGGGGTCCTTAATATCCTCGGGATACTCGACCGTTGGATCAACGAGCACGACCCTCGCTTCTTCGGCATGCGGAAGGGCCAACCCTGGGCCCTTTGCGAACTGACGTTTGAGGGCGTCGCCAGACCGCCGTTGAATATCCGGCCAATCCGCCTTCGCCAACCGCTCCTTCATCACATCGATCATGTCCCGCTCCGCGATGTCGGCTCCACGTGCGTCGCCCTGCACCTTCACACTCCGCCCAATGGTCGGAACCTGTGGCGGAGCTTCTTCCGTCGGCCCCCCCTGAAGAAACCCTCGGTGCCGGCGCTCGAACCATTCGATCCATGGCGTCACACCGGCCTGTTCCTTCGACAACAACGTCAGGAGATGCGCGACCGAAGCTCCTCCGCTCGCTATTAGGAATTTCTCGTCTTTCACAAACACCAGGGCCGGAACTTCTGCCGCACCAACCGTCCGGTAAATGACTGGATCAATCCCGATTCCAACCAGCAGTGAGTCATCTGGATGATCCCCGGTGAAGAGCAGATGCTTGATCCGCTCCTGTGTAACCTTGAACGAATCCTGCACCAGTCCACGCAAGAGCACCTTGGCGCCCAGTAATTTCGCCTCTCGCAGGTAGTCTTTGAGGGTGTCGTTCGGTAACGAGAAGGAGAGTAGAAGGTAGACGCCGTCGCGGCGCACTTCTTTTGGTGACTCCTGAGGACGCCCATGCCGCAACGCTTGGCGCGAGTACCTTGCGATGTCCTGCGCCATCTCCTCAGGAGATGGGATACTTGGACGTACTGCTGATTGCGAGTTTCCCGCGAAAACAGAAGACCCGATGCTCAGAAGGGAGAGCCCTGCGACCGCTACCACACAGACAATACCGCTCGATACGTTCACGGTACCTCCATTTCAGAATGTCTGTATGGAGTATTACCGACCTAGCTAGATGAGTGGTGTCACCGTGCCGAGAATATCCGCCTTCCGAATTAGGCCATAGTACCGAGAGTCGAACGACCGCGGGTGTGGCAGCGCCACATAGTATTCCCCTTCCGGAATAACCTCCGGAAGTGACGCTAAATCGATCCGTTGCCCGTAACGATCGATCCCAAATCCACGCCCCACGGATTGCCCGTTGATATAGACCTCGTCCTCTTTGATCACGATATGGTCACCCGGCACTCCAACGATTCGTTTCATCCACCGATTCCCCACGTCCGCATAGTCACGGTGTAAATGGCCTGGCTGCACGCGTTCCACGTAGTCCCGCCGCATGATGAACGCCACGAGATCCCCTCGTCCTACGGGCTGCCCTTTTTGAATGAGGAAAAAGTTATGGTGCGGCCAACTCCCGCTCATGCGAGCGGCGACCTCATACCAAGGGGCGATAACGCCGGCAGTAATAATCGCACCACAGAACAACATCAACCCCACATGCGTCCAGCGATGCCGATCAAGCCAGTCGAGGATTGTCGGCGCCCGCTTGAGCACGTTCAGCAGCGATAATGCATTGAATAGCTTCATCGATGGAGAGCTCCTTTGGTCCTTCTTTTCTCACGCGATCAATCATCGACAGTTCATCCGGATTCGTCGTAAACAACAGCTGTGTCTCACGCGGCACGGTTAGCCTGCAAATGCCTCTCCCAAATGGGGTGATCATAAAAATCTCAGAGTACTCCGTGGTCTTTGTGACGGATGACAGGAGTCGGTATTCCATTTCCGACAATACAATGCGCCCATTGTTCCTAAACGCCGCGATGCTTTCGGTCTTTTGCTTGAGCAGTCCCACAAATTCCGCATTTTCAAGCAAATAGCGCCCAACATCCCGCATCTTGTCGTAGTAGTCGTTGATGCCCTGCGTGATGGTGATCATTGAGCCACCGGACTTCCGGACCCGGCGCGCGCCGGTTTCAAAAAACGCAGCGGTATTCCCTCCCTGAGACAACAAATCCCACGCCTCATCTAGAATGACGAATTTCCGCCGGCCACGGTTCTCCTTTTTGTACATCACTGCCTGGATATTCATCTGCATCTGCAGGAGAATGACTGACCGTAACTGCTTCTGTTCATTCAATCCGTCGAGTTCAAGCACCACAAAGTCATTTTCAAAATTGACGTTGTTCGCCCCGTTGAAGAGATGGGAATACATACCCCCCTTCGCATAGGAAGCCAGCACACGCGCGAGATCTCTGGCTCGAGGATCAGTCATGCTCTTCAACACCTTGTGTACCGAATCCGGACATCCCTCACATCCCTCTCCTTCGAGTACGCGCATGATCGCCTCTTCGATGAACGAGAGCTCGACATCGGAGAGCGGGCGCGAAGGTGACGCCATTTGCGCGTGCAACGCTTTGAGGGTCGCCAGTTCATCGGCTCGGTCACTTGGATCGTCAACCCCGCCGGCATTACTCCCCCAATGCACAAGTTTGCTGAACGGATTAAAACAAAGGCGTTGAGCGTTTGCGCCGTACTGGATGTATTGCCCCTTGAGCAACTCCACAAGTTTGACGTAGCTGAAGCCAGCATCGATGACCCACACCTGGCCACCAATACCCAAGTAGCTCTTGATCCAATTGTTCATAAAGAACGATTTACCCGCCCCCGATGTCGCTGCGATCGCCATGTTGTAATTCGTCTGTTGATTGGCGAACACATCCATGGTGATCAATTGACCTGAACGAGACGTCAGCAGCACCACTGGAGCTCCTCCCCCCTTCCAGTCAGCCACAATGGGGCAAATATGCGCCGGGACCTCGGTATGGTAAGTCTTCATTCGTCGCAGACCATCAATGAGCGCTTTGTCGTCCGACGGTAGTCCGAGGGGTAGACCCGTCATAAGGATTTTCCATCCAATGAAGTGATCTTCCTGCAAGTTGATATCCTTCGCCCGATAGAGAGCCCGAAGGGCGCCTGTCTGCTCCTCCACATGTCGCGGTGTATCCCCATACAGAACGACCTGGAAATAGGACCCTATGAGCTGTCTGCCATTTTCAAGTTGCGCTTGGACGCCATTGAAATGATCCAATTTGAACTTGAGGGAGGGAATGAGCCCCAGAAGAAACCCACTGGCCTGCTGATTAATAATGACGTGCTTCTTTCGTAACTTGCCTTTCGCTTTGACCTGGTCAAATTTCAACACATTCAGCGTCAGAAAAAATGGACAGGTAATTTGATCGGTGAACCGGATCAAGCTCCCAATCAACTCGCGATTGTTCCCGCCATGCCACTGCACAGGCCAGGACTGAACAGTCAGCGTCTTGAGAAACTTTCCGTCCAGTTCAATCATCTTGGTGCGAAGCGTCGCCTTCGTATCGAGACGGACCGCCTGATCTCGTATCGGCAGTTGGTCGCTGTACGCCGGCGGCCGACTCTCCCAGCTGTGGCCCGGATTGAGCAACACATGCAAGAGACTCAATAATTGCAGCGGCCCTACGCGCTCGGGCAATAATCCCAACGTGTTCAATTGCCCCTCAATGCCCGACACCGCTTGATGAATCCGCTCGTCTTCCCATCCTTGCGCCGTCGTTTCCTGCGTTGGGAACGCCACGGATACATACACCGTGAAATCTCGTGGGCGCAGAGGTGGGTTAGACGTCAGTTGTGTATCTCTGGCATGCAGATAGAACTCTGCGGTCTTTCTCGCATCAGCTACATAACGTTCCCCTGCCTGACCTCGTTGCGCCAGAATCACGTGATTGTCCAGATATGGCTCGATAATGGGGGACGCATGAAGCATGAATTGAAACGTGGTTCCAATTGGCAGGTCCGACTCGAAGAGATTCGTCAGCTTCTGAATAGACTCTTCCGACAATCCCAGTAGGGGCTTGCTAGAAAACACCACACCGATGCGCCCATCATCCAATCGATAGACCTGATTGGTGTCATCCCAAGCCTCATAGGGCAGCCAGTCACTGATGGCTGTCCGATCGACCAGCTGCTTTACCTTCCACTCAAGGATCGTTGACATATTCGCTCCTCTGGGTTCCTTCCACTACTGGGGTGGCAGCGGCCCATCATCGGTCAGATAATTGGACGCCCCGGTCTGAGGGAGCTGAGGAAATCCCTGCGGCATGATGCCACCCGAGCCAAGAGGGTTCACGGACATCGGCGCCGAACGTTGTCCAACTTCAGGAACATTCTCCGTCATGGCGTTCGCCGCCGCATTCCCACTGGGTGTTCTCTTTCCGTCTCGTTTCTCGACCATCCGCCCCATTCTCGGATACAGATCCTTTCCATGCCCCGAACTCGACCCAGCACTCACCCCCTGCGCCATGTGTCCGAAAATAAAATCTGGTTCGTCGACAATGAGATAGTGCCGCGACTGATCATGGAGGCGCTTTTTCGTATCCTTCCATGGAAATACCGTCACACGAAGAGCCGACACCGGCGTAATCACCGGCTTGCCTATGGCGCTGTCCGTCTTGCCGCTGAAGATCATCGGAGGAGTGACCTGACCAGGGCCAGAGCTTGAGCTGGTGTCTTGTCCACCGCCCTTTTGGTCTTTCGTGTACTGCGTCACCTTCTGCCCAGCAGAGAACCGCTTCTCGTAGGCTTCCGAGACGGACTCACACGTCGCTTGATCCGGATACCCCTTACAACTGAAATTAGACTCATAGCCCCCACAGCCCGCCAGAAGGACAGACAGGCCCATAGCTACCCCAGATCCCAAGCCGTACCATGATCCGCCTCGTGTGATGTAGCGCCTGATATACCCAGACATCATGTCGCATGCCTCCTCCAGAATCCGCCCACTCGACTTCTCTACTTCTGCTGGGCCTCTATCTGCAGTAAAGCCAATACTTCACTGGCAGGACGATAGCCGGCAAACGATTGTCCATTTGGCAAAAACACCATTGGGGTGGAGTTCACTCCCAAACGCTTCCCCAATTTGATGTTCTCGTCGATCGGATGACTGCAAGCCCCTACCTCACCCATTACTGGTTTTGACATCAGCGCGCGCCCCAGCGCCTCGGCTTGATCGGGAGCACACCAAATGGCGACAGACTTGCGATAGGCATCCGGATGCGTCCGTACCAGTGGATACAGAACCACGGCCACCGGAACACCTGCCTCAACAAGCTTCTGCACCTCCGGATGAAACTGCTGACAGAACCGACAGTCTGGATCGTCAAAGACCAGCACCGGACGCTCCAACTTCGATTGCATGGGAGACAACAGAATGGTTTTCGAGGTATCCATTCCGGCCAAGAGCGCCTGCTGACGGTCTCTCACATACTCTTGCGTAACATTTCGGCCCATTTGAATATCGAAGAGTGCCCCGGAGAGCACGTACCGCCCAGACTCATGCACGTACATATAGTTTTCCACCCGGTCACTGTCGCTCTCCACCAAGAGCCATCCAGGAATTTCCGTCTTGGACACTCGCAACACTTTCATGCCAGGAAACTTTTGCTCGATCACCGTTTTGATAGGCCTCACGGCATCATCCGTTTCGGCTCTCAGGATCGACTCTCCCGCAACCGACACACACACGGCACACACCAGCCCCGCGATTATCTGCTGATAGGATCGTCTCATCGCCATCATGCCCCCTTTCACACTACGAATTACTGGAAGAACCCCTCTAACTCACGTCCTGTCCCAACGATGAAATCCACTTCCCGTTGCGCGTCGATTTCAATCACCGGGAAAATGGAGGCAGCCATCATGCTGTAGTGGCGAGCCAACAATTCAGCCGCCCGACCGGCACCACCGGCCATTCCCGACATCGCCACAGGCCCGGCCGGCGGTAAGTTGAAGGCTTGGCTCGGGCTTTGTGCGACGAAAAATCCGGACTGGTAGGGCATAAAGGCTCGGGAGATGCCTGACACAAAACCAGCGAGCAGCGTGCGACCCAACAATGCCCCCTCTTTCAAGACAACCCGCCCACGCATTCCCTGTTTGCCATCTTCCCCACTCACAAACCCTTTCAATTCGATATCTACCGCTTCCCCATTCTTCTTCACGCACGACAAGGCATTGCCACGAATCATCACGCGTTCCGAGGACAAATCTCCCAAGCCTTCTCCCACTAGGAAACAGTCCTTCGCATCAATCCTCGCCTCATTCGGGAGCTTCATGATGTCACGCACCATCATCAGCACCGGGTAGGGACTGTTTGCGGAGGCGCCCCCACCCTGCGCCCCCGTCGAACGGGCCGGTGCATCCATGCCAGAAAGCAATTTGACGGGAATAATCGTCCCCGTATTCAGCCACAATTTCTTCTCGTTCTTTTTGGCGCCAGGCACTATCTCTGGCCGAAATACCTGAAACCCCTCGGTCAACCCGCCCCCGGCCCCAGGGGCCGGTAGCGTCCCGCCTGCCGGTTTCGGGGTGCTTTGCACCGGAATGGGGCCTTTCGGAACCGGCATGGCCGAGACAGGCGTCGCACTTCCTCCACCCACGGGATTGGCACTGAGCGGAGGCGGCAGCGGCGGCAACGCGCCACTCTTCGTCCCGGCTGAGACCACGCCACCAGACCGCGCCACTGACTCAATCCGCTTCTGCAGGTCACTCAACTGAGTCTTAATCTCGGTCTTGTCTCGTCCGTCCTGCTCCAACAATCTCCGCATTTGATCCCGCTGCTGCTCCAACGCTTCGATCCTGGCCCCGGCGTCTTTCATATAAATTTCTTTGTCGGTTTCCTCGCGATTGATCGACACGGTCTTGGCTGGAGACTTCCCACGGACAATCCCCGGTTGATTCCCTCGGAATTGCTGAAGCACCATGCTCAGCACGATGAACCCACCCACCAGAACCACTCCCGCGAGCAGTTTGGATGGAGCGGGTTTCTCTGGACGAATCGGGTCGCCAGGGTTGAGAATCGCGCTCTCCGTCGGTTTAATCGATGCCATCCTAGGTCTCCGGTCTGAGGTTAGCTTTTTGCGTCTGGATCCACTTTCGGCTCGGGCTTGGGTTTGGGCGGTTCAGGCGGTGCGTCATCCAGCAGGTACACCACCACTTCTTCCCCTGACTCGACCACCTCGCGATTTAAGGCGATTGCTTTTTGAACCCCGGTCAGGAATTCTTGTTCCCGCAGTGTGTATTTGTGTCCCGCGGTATTCACCAATCGATACACAATCACCCGGTACTTCGGCCCTCGATACTCGATTCCCTGCACCACCTTCAGCTCAAGCCACTTCGGATACCGTTCTTCGGCAATCGACGTCTGCCGATACCCTTTCGGTAACGCTCCCCGCGCAGCCATCTGCAAAGTCTCGAGTAGCCCATCCACATAGTCAGCGGCTTGGCGAGCAGGATCCGTGTCATAGACCACAGTCCCCACGCGCCTATCTTCAATACTAATGGTCTGCGCGCCTAACGACACGCTCACCCCGACCTCAAAGACGTAGGTTTGCTCGCCGGCCATCACGACCAGATCAGCGGGGCCAGTCTTCACCTGGACAATCAAGTTGCGCCCTTCCGGCTTCGCTTTGAGATCCGCCCTAGAGCTCGTCGCCATGGTAATCGGGGCAGGAAAGGTCAGGACGTTCAAATCTCTTCCAGACAATGTGAGGGACGTCGCACCCTCATCACCAACCACCACCGCAGCTCCTACCGACCTGGCCCAAGACAGAAACAACAGCAGGCCAAGGACGCACATCGCCATCGCCCGGTGCTTCGAGTCTCGATACACGCTGGATGTCATACGTCTCCCCCTACCCCTTTGCCGGATCTGATTGACTATCCTGCCGTGAACGATCTAAATGAGCCGCAGAGAGCCCAACCACCCACGGCCTGCCCTGATCCCACCGCATCGAGATACGGTACTCCCGCTCCTCTTCCCGTATCTCGCTCTTTCCCACAAATCGGCGCTCAATGCCCTCGAACACGGCCACGTCCCCGTCCACACGACTAGCCGTCACAAAAAACACACGACTGAGATTGTTGGTCTTCACGTACACGGCCTCCGCCCCGAGAGACTCTGACATAAGCCCATAGTGGCTTGACGGTACCCACTGCAGAAGCTGCCGATGGTGAAACTCAACAGAGGCCGGCGTGACATTGGCAATCCAGGGCAACATGGCCATGGCAATGGACTTTTTGTAATACTCGTCGCCGCCCATTGCGTTCGCCCAATATTCCTGCGTCGGATTGATCGGCACCACATGAACCGCGACGTTCTGCCGAAAAAATCCGTTCGCCACCAACGCCACCGCTAATACTGTTGCCAGGGCGGCGAACACCAGATTCAAGACCTGGGCGTTATGCAATTTTGATTTCCACAGCTCGATTGTCATCGTCGTTACTCCATCATCTCTCGGGTTGTTCCGTGAGGTGATCCCGTCAGCTGAAACGTGGGCACACCAGACCAATAGGCCCAATGGAAGAGGAATCCCTCGGATTTCCCGTTCTTCATTTTCGACAAAATCAACGTGCTCACGATCCCCACCACTATCAGGTAGGTCAGGAACTTCGTCACAATGCCGAGAAAGATGCACACAAAGAGCACGGCCAACTCATCAATCTCCCACCAAAAGATCTGGGGCAGGCTATCGAGATATCGTGGAATAAATGTGCCGTTCATCTGTCCCTCTTCTGCTTCATTGTGACGGCGGGGCCATGATCTGTCCCGCCGTCACGACACCATGCCTGTACCGCCCGCTTACATCAGTCCCGTGGTAATGGTCGGAATGATGTTGGGGATATAGAAGGCTGCTGCCGCCACACCGAATCCGGTGAACATGCCGGCCCACCGGCCCGCCATCGCCGATCCCAACCCGATCGCCCCCGCCACCAGGGCTAACAACGTCCCCAGCGACCCCTGCATATAGTTGGTCAACAACGTGACCAGCGGACCAAACGTCGCATCCGCACCTGCGAACGCGGGCACGGCCAGCACCACAAACGAGGCAAGCACCATGAGCCCCAACAAGAGACTCATTCGCCACATTTCTCCGGTCACTCTCTTCAAGACGTTGCCCATACTCCAGCCCCTCCTCTGGCTCGTCGCTCACTGTTTACAAGACGTGTGGTTGCCAAACCGAATGAGCGCCCTTAGTTCATTCCAGCATAGCCATGCTCCTCCTCAGCCTCTCCTTATGGTTTTACTGAGTCGCCTGTGACACCAGTGGACACAACAGATGTTACTGGAGGTATTTGGGATCGCTCCTCAACCGATGAGGGATCTCCACACCTACCTCGCAGCAGCATCGTGATCTCCACGCGTCGACTGTCCGCATGGTTCGGCATAAAGCAGCAGCCTCCGCGGCCGACCACTTCCACCTGAGTCGAGACCTTCAAGCCAGCCTGCAATGCTTTCGCCACCGCGTGTGCCCGAGCCGTCCCAAGTTCTTCGTTTGTCTCCCGAGACCCCGTCGGATCGGTGTATCCCTCCACCCGCAGATAGAAGACCTCCTCTGTGGACAGTTCCGTTAAGTCTCGTTGCGCACGCTCCGGTACAGCAGCCGAACCCATGGCAAACAAAACGGTTCGATGCCGCACCTCAGGATCGCGACGACAGGCGGACGGGGACGTCCTTCCTGTGAAACCAGGAGGTGCTGGTTTGTCCACGCTGCTCACCGCAGCGCGAGACATGTCACCTGGACGGCCTGCCAGCGCACCCGCAGAAAACGTCGGCAATGTCTGGAGCCGATGCATCACCGCCTTAATCGGTTTCGGTGTGAGATCCGCCACCAACGGTTTGTTTGGGACCTGCGTCAGGGGTGTTGGCTCTGGGCATCCAGCGGGACGAGACAGAAGCCATTGCGGACCAGATTGGACGGAAACCACCGTAGTCGGGAAGGTGTAGCCTTGCCCGCAGAGTCGCGTTGCCTCGGACATTGTTGGCGACGCAGCAGGTCGCGTCGTACAGCCCCCGACGGTCAGCAGTCCCATACAAACGAGACCGGCCCATGGCATGTAAGTCGTCCGTCCCCCTGTCATACTCCCCCCTTTCACCACGGCTTCCGAGTCGCCAGGTTCATCTTTGGTATTACCGACTGCCACGGTGTATCGAACAGAAACAGGGGTTGCCGGATGTCGGAAGGGACGTCGTCGACGCGACGACGGAACCAAGAAAAGACGCCAGCGGGTTAAGAAGCGATCAGATTAACAGTAGCCACCCCCCCACCCCAGGCCCGGAAGGACCCGTCGGGACATTGCTGGAATAAACGCGCGCACTGAAGACACTGATGAAGGTACCTATCCATGAATTCGTCACCATCGTGTGAACGATACCCAAACAACTCTCCGTTACAACGAGGACACGGTTTCAACAAATTTGCATACAGTCCCATTGTTTGCTCTCCTCGCTTCACTACAAGACACTCGTATTATTATCTGGGATAACTGCATGCATCACCGGTGCATGGATCAGCGTGCCGAGGGTCGCCATTCTGGAGGCAATCCTCGCGATTGCCTCCTGCGACTCACGCAGCGCCTCCAATTCGACGCCTCGCTGCTGAGCTTTTCCTTCCAGTGCCTCGCACAACACATCAAGCCGCCGCACAATGGTTCTGACGGCCATCTCTTGAAATTCTGCGGATTGCGTACAGGCCCCCACGAACCCTTCGGCTTCGAGATCCGTCGATCTTTCCTTGCCACCTTCCTGCTGCCGCGTACGATGAGCCTGCACACGCGCCTCGATACGCAAGACCGCACTCTCGAAGCCCCGTAATTCAGAGTCGTTGGAATACGTCACCTGTTCGGCATTCCAGGCACTATCCATAGTCAAGGCCGGCAGACAGAATCGGACGAGATAACTATAGGAAAGGGGAAAGCTCAATTGGGCGCGCAGGGCTTCAATCCGCTCCCACTGCCCTCCGAAGGCGTTGTAGATCCTCGCGGACTCGTACAGCATGTGTGGACGAATACACTTCCCGACCGCTGCGGACATACGTTCTGCCATCTTCACGACGACAGCATCCCCATGCTGGCTCCGTTCCAGGGCTTCAACCACTATACCGCCAAGCCGAAAGCGTTCGCGGATCAACTCTCCCGCCACATACGTGATGGACCTCGCACACTGTTCAGCCCGTTGCACCAACGATTCCTGCCAATCAGCCGCGTACTCCAGCATCAGCCCTCCTACTGCGCTAGAAGGCATAGATCACTCCCACTGACCCACGAAACGCCGCTTGCCCAACAGATCCGAGGAAATCACGGGAGGCACTCAACGAGAACAACCAGTGTTTGTCCAACGCCAAGACATACCCCAGCTCCGGACTAGCGACTTGCTTCTTGGAATTGAGCGGGTCTTCTTGGAATCGCAAGCCACCCACAATCGCAGAAGATTCATCCAGGGCTTTTACAAACCCCAAGTTCACAAAAATGATGCTCGAACGATGCGGGACCCAATGGCCTGGCTGAAATGACGGCACGACCTCATATCCCAGATTGCCATGGAGCCACCACCGATTCCCAAGATTCCAGGACGTGACCAACGCCCCGCGCAAGCCAGGATTCGTTCGGTCTCCCGCATAGGGCACCTCACCCAATACGCGCACGCTAATCGATGGCAGCAGCTCTCGTTCTTCGGCCTGTTTCCGGAACCGCGCTAGAATTCCCACCTGGATCGACCTAGGATCGTCCATCGTCCCAGGATTGAGCGGACCTCGGAGCGACGTCCCACTGACCGTCAATTCCATATTTTCTGTGGCGCCATAGCGAATATCGTGAGTCGCCCGGAAGCGCCCACTCTCAGAGCCCGAATCATTCCGCGTGATGTCGGGCCGGATCGCCGACTGGATCACCACTTGATCTGTGGGCACCGGGTAGGCGTCATCGAGAGACGTAGGGTAGCCCGGACTGATATTTACCGGGGAGAGTGCCATCACCACGTTGCCCCCCAGGCATACGAGCCCCAGGGCCCCCGCAACCGCCAGTAACCACTTCCTGCCTCCACGCATTAGTCCCAAGCTCCTTATAGGAATTGCACAACATAGAAGGTTGTTACCCTCGTATTACCGAAGGACCAAGGACAGGAAAGGCAGGAGATTTTGGATCGAGTAGACGTCAGGGGCAGAGGAGAGAAGATGTCAGTGTCACGCCCCCTGACAGGTCCCTAATGGCCCATTCCAGGGACCATGAGGCAGGCACAATTCGCAAGGAGAGCCGTGGATCAGCGCGATCCATTGGCCGTGTGATCCGGTAATTCCTGTATGAGCCTGCACCTCAGCCCAGCAGGCAGCTCAATACCTCGTTGAAGCCTTTCACAGAGCGTGCGGACATGGTCGTGCTCACTTCTCAGAGGCATCACTAGCAGTTCGTCATGAAGCGCATACAGGCCTACAAATTTGAATTGATGCCAGATGGCCAGCAGCAGAACCACATGCGTCGCTTCGCTGGTTCGTGTCGATTCGTATTTAATAGGGCTTTGGCGCTGCAGAAAGAGCGCTATGAGCGACGCGAAAAGAAATTGGGCTACGCCGGCTTATGCAAGCTACTCACCGAATGGCGCAACAGCCAGGAAACGGCATGGCTGGCCGATGCACCGGTGCACCCCTTGCAGCAATCGCTCAAGAATTTGGAGCGAGCCTATGCCAATTTTTTCGCCCAGCGTGCAGCCTGTCCACGTTTCAAGAAAAAAGGCCAGAGTGAGAGGTTCCGCTATCCGGATACTCGACAGATCAAGCTGGAGCAAGGTAATAGCCGCCTATTCCTCCCAAAACTTGGCTGGCTACGATATCGCAACAGCCGTGAAGTACTCGGCACGGTCAAGAACGTCACCGTGAGCCAGTTGTGCGGAAAATGGTTTGTCTCCATCCAGACAGAGCGAGAGGTTGAGCCGCCCCTCCCCAATGGCGACGCAGTCGGTATCGACATGGGGATTGCACGGTTCGCAACATTCTCTACTGGCAGCTATTTGGCCCCACTGAACAGCTTCACACAGCACGAAACTCGCCTGCGCAAAGCGCAGCGGGCGATGAGTCGTAAAACCAAATTCAGCAACAACTGGAAGAAGGCGAAAGCCCGCATCCAGCGTATCCATGCCCGCATCGGCAATGTCCGCCGTGACTACTTGCACAAAGCCACG
This DNA window, taken from Nitrospira sp., encodes the following:
- a CDS encoding TraE/TraK family type IV conjugative transfer system protein; this encodes MTIELWKSKLHNAQVLNLVFAALATVLAVALVANGFFRQNVAVHVVPINPTQEYWANAMGGDEYYKKSIAMAMLPWIANVTPASVEFHHRQLLQWVPSSHYGLMSESLGAEAVYVKTNNLSRVFFVTASRVDGDVAVFEGIERRFVGKSEIREEEREYRISMRWDQGRPWVVGLSAAHLDRSRQDSQSDPAKG
- a CDS encoding transposase, which gives rise to MKRIQAYKFELMPDGQQQNHMRRFAGSCRFVFNRALALQKERYERREKKLGYAGLCKLLTEWRNSQETAWLADAPVHPLQQSLKNLERAYANFFAQRAACPRFKKKGQSERFRYPDTRQIKLEQGNSRLFLPKLGWLRYRNSREVLGTVKNVTVSQLCGKWFVSIQTEREVEPPLPNGDAVGIDMGIARFATFSTGSYLAPLNSFTQHETRLRKAQRAMSRKTKFSNNWKKAKARIQRIHARIGNVRRDYLHKATTAISHNHALVIVEDLQVRNMSASAGGSLEAPGRHVRAKSGLNKHILDQGWFEFRRQLQYKLAWNAGRLLAVPPRNTSRTCPHCGHVSRHNRQTQTEFRCVECGFEGHADVVGAINVLRAGHAQLACGEDISHPTPAKVKRAASAKQEPTEATLARFDHSPERRKNPRSSGRGGCQNPKSFAHMPDRILHPREIPCDKIARHILHNRITLPLDR
- a CDS encoding type-F conjugative transfer system secretin TraK — its product is MTSSVYRDSKHRAMAMCVLGLLLFLSWARSVGAAVVVGDEGATSLTLSGRDLNVLTFPAPITMATSSRADLKAKPEGRNLIVQVKTGPADLVVMAGEQTYVFEVGVSVSLGAQTISIEDRRVGTVVYDTDPARQAADYVDGLLETLQMAARGALPKGYRQTSIAEERYPKWLELKVVQGIEYRGPKYRVIVYRLVNTAGHKYTLREQEFLTGVQKAIALNREVVESGEEVVVYLLDDAPPEPPKPKPEPKVDPDAKS
- the traL gene encoding type IV conjugative transfer system protein TraL, translating into MNGTFIPRYLDSLPQIFWWEIDELAVLFVCIFLGIVTKFLTYLIVVGIVSTLILSKMKNGKSEGFLFHWAYWSGVPTFQLTGSPHGTTREMME